Proteins encoded within one genomic window of Oryza glaberrima chromosome 12, OglaRS2, whole genome shotgun sequence:
- the LOC127757047 gene encoding protein tesmin/TSO1-like CXC 2 — protein sequence MDTPDRPPRAAAAAAAATAAVEDSPVFNFINSLSPIPPPKPSDSAHNVQLFKSSDLAPVSSIFASPHVNPAKESKLPIREDSVQLSRESHSPNSVRTRTGATSSIIRMIRCKNIVSENCSITCYLNDSTSSKASQPIQLCGGCAESDTNQNTDGKKDPTTEQDRTDIEFVLLDQCGPEKMDSSQSGNNACENQLSEQHKDELGSFDGGYMFAHQPHSDMLRLAPPFESETQLVNETLQTDNVYCETLLTDGPSGSYTQNSAPDPHLYWAGAVEGCATDYTPQMLPGACQSQLVPNDQINNKLNEPSDYMPMDHNVSSQNLRGMRRRCLFNEKSGAANKGAKNSSARHSTNSTTPRRKISSSDNNLKTLRTPPCALPGIGLHLNALATVPKDKMVPHNDIQSSLNQASNVPSAVGSSPPTDDPHTIYDDSSQTAVVAYVGESSQGSPKKKRHKFDNGDGTSCKRCSCKKSKCLKLYCECFHAGVFCSEPCSCQGCLNKPSNMETVLSTREQIESRNPLAFAPKVIRTEPGQELADDSNKTPASARHKRGCNCKKSSCLKKYCECYQGGVGCSMSCRCEGCKNAFGRREGVALLGIEEAKHGCEEKDGGVKEETTDNDKQLVIYQDSINLTPAESVLATPSVVDYRPLVALPPLSSKKPRSSTKLGGYSSRLEGHLKSDILLSPFESYAEMMLGDGTSNVLKGESSPQTSVKVVSPNKKRVSPPRIGTGLSPICKSGRKLILKSIPSFPSLGGDITNEDPNTSSLAP from the exons atggacACGCCGGATAGgcccccccgcgccgccgccgccgccgccgccgccaccgcggccgtcGAG GACTCTCCTGTCTTCAATTTCATCAACAGCCTATCTCCTATACCACCACCTAAGCCTTCAGACTCAGCACATAATGTTCAACTATTCAAGTCATCAGACTTGGCTCCTGTTTCCTCAATCTTTGCCTCACCACATGTCAATCCTGCAAAGGAATCTAAACTTCCAATCAG GGAAGATTCTGTTCAACTTTCTCGAGAATCGCACTCTCCGAACAGTGTCAGAACTCGAACAGGGGCCACAAGCTCTATTATTAGAATGATCAGATGCAAAAACATTGTTTCAGAAAATTGCAGTATAACTTGTTACCTAAATGATTCAACTTCAAGTAAAGCATCTCAACCCATCCAGCTTTGTGGCGGCTGTGCAGAAAGTGATACGAATCAAAATACTGATGGTAAAAAGGATCCCACTACAGAGCAAGACCGTACAGACATAGAATTCGTCCTACTTGATCAGTGTGGACCAGAAAAAATGGATTCATCACAGTCAGGTAATAATGCTTGTGAAAACCAACTGTCTGAACAACACAAGGATGAACTTGGGTCATTTGATGGGGGTTACATGTTTGCACATCAACCACATAGTGATATGCTGAGATTAGCTCCACCATTTGAGTCAGAAACACAGTTAGTGAATGAGACATTACAAACAGATAATGTCTACTGTGAAACCTTGTTGACCGATGGGCCAAGTGGCTCTTACACACAAAATTCTGCACCTGATCCTCATCTTTACTGGGCTGGGGCAGTTGAAGGGTGTGCAACAGATTATACCCCCCAAATGCTCCCTGGTGCTTGTCAAAGCCAGTTGGTGCCAAATGATCAAATCAATAACAAGCTCAACGAGCCCAGTGATTACATGCCAATGGACCACAAT GTGTCATCACAGAATTTACGTGGCATGCGTAGACGTTGCCTTTTCAATGAAAAGAGTGGAGCTGCTAATAAAGGTGCAAAGAACTCCTCAGCTCGTCATTCTACAAATTCAACCACACCCAGACGCAAGATTAGTTCCAGTGATAACAACTTAAAGACTCTGAGGACCCCTCCATGTGCATTGCCTGGTATTGGCTTGCATTTGAATGCCCTTGCCACAGTGCCAAAGGATAAAATGGTTCCCCATAATGACATTCAATCCTCTTTGAATCAAGCCAGCAATGTTCCGTCTGCTGTTGGTTCTTCTCCACCAACAGATGATCCACATACTATATATGATGACTCCTCCCAGACAGCCGTGGTTGCATATGTTGGTGAATCGAGTCAGGGTAGTCCCAAGAAGAAAAG ACACAAGTTCGACAATGGTGATGGCACGTCGTGCAAGCGTTGTAGCTGTAAGAAGTCAAAATGCTTGAAGCT GTACTGTGAGTGTTTTCATGCTGGTGTCTTTTGTTCAGAACCTTGTTCGTGTCAAGGCTGTCTGAATAAGCCTAGCAACATGGAAACAGTTCTATCGACTCGAGAGCAGATTGAGTCTCGTAATCCACTTGCATTTGCTCCTAAAGTAATTCGCACTGAGCCTGGTCAGGAATTAGCT gatgACTCTAACAAAACTCCTGCTTCTGCTCGTCACAAAAGAGGCTGCAATTGTAAGAAGTCATCGTGTTTGAAAAAATACTGTGAATGTTATCAG ggtgGTGTTGGATGCTCCATGAGTTGCCGATGTGAGGGTTGTAAGAATGCTTTTGGGAGGAGGGAGG GAGTTGCACTGTTAGGCATAGAGGAAGCTAAGCATGGATGCGAAGAAAAGGATGGAGGCGTGAAGGAAGAAACCACTGATAATGATAAGCAGCTTGTTATCTATCAAGATAGTATCAACCTTACTCCTGCTGAGAGTGTGCTGGCAACACCTTCAGTTGTGGATTACAG ACCCTTGGTTGCTCTTCCACCTTTGAGCTCCAAGAAGCCAAGATCGTCGACGAAGCTTGGTGGATATTCTTCTCGACTTGAAGGACACCTGAAGTCTGACATTCTACTCTCTCCATTCGAAAGCTACGCAGAAATGATGCTCGGGGATGGTACATCAAATGTCCTAAAAGGGGAATCATCCCCTCAAACTTCTGTCAAGGTCGTGTCACCTAATAAAAAGAGGGTCTCTCCCCCTCGCATTGGTACCGGATTGTCTCCGATCTGCAAGAGCGGCAGGAAGTTGATTCTCAAGTCCATCCCTTCATTCCCTTCTCTTGGTGGCGACATTACTAACGAGGATCCAAACACTAGTTCGCTAGCTCCTTGA
- the LOC127757703 gene encoding methylcrotonoyl-CoA carboxylase subunit alpha, mitochondrial, producing MASRLLLLPRRRSRHGGASLLLARLLSSSSSEAVGGGAVEKVLVANRGEIACRVMRTARRLGIPTVAVYSDADRGALHVRAADEAVRLGPPPARESYLNASAIVDAALRTGAKAIHPGYGFLSESADFAQLCKAEGLTFIGPPPSAIRDMGDKSASKRIMGAAGVPLVPGYHGAEQDIELLKLEANKIGYPVLIKPTHGGGGKGMRIVQRPEDFVDSVLSAQREAAASFGINTLLVEKYITQPRHIEVQIFGDQHGNVIHLYERDCSLQRRHQKIIEEAPAPNVTAQFRSHIGEAAVSAAKAVGYYSAGTVEFIVDTLSGEFYFMEMNTRLQVEHPVTEMIVGQDLVEWQIRIANGECLPLSQEQVPLNGHAFEARIYAENVPRGFLPATGTLHHYRPVPSTATVRVETGVEEGDTVSMHYDPMIAKLVVWGESRNAALVKLKNSLSNFQIAGLPTNVGFLQELAGHSAFEKGLVDTHFIERYQNDLLSTSTQALSGSHEAEELGAILAAACICKKDHVSSEVSLHDKKLSMWYAHPPFRMHHFAKRLMEFELDRELGGSSDDLLKLSVTYRSDGTYFVETEDGSSPGLDVKVDSRGDHDFRVDVDGLQTDVTLAFYSKDNCNHIHIWHGKHHHHYRQTLRAEQSPDDSSQPSASSEARSHPKGSVLAPMAGLVVKVLLKDGARVEEGQPVMVMEAMKMEHVVKAPCAGYVEGLKATAGQQVFDSSVLFTVKENKPN from the exons ATGgcctcccgcctcctcctcctcccccgccgccgcagccgccatggcggcgccagcctcctcctcgcgcggctcctctcctcatcctcctccgaGGCGGTCGGTGGTGGGGCGGTGGAGAAGGTGCTGGTGGCGAACAGGGGGGAGATCGCGTGCAGGGTGATGAGGACGGCGCGGAGGCTCGGGATCCCCACCGTCGCGGTCTACAGCGACGCCGACCGGGGGGCCCTCCAcgtgcgcgccgccgacgaggccgtcCGCCTcggcccgccgcccgccagGGAGAGCTACCTCAACGCCTCCGCCATCGTCGACGCCGCGCTCCGCACCGGCGCCAAG GCTATCCACCCAGGATATGGTTTTCTTTCGGAGAGCGCAGATTTCGCGCAGCTCTGTAAAGCCGAGGGGCTTACATTCATTGGACCACCACCATCTGCTATCCGAGACATGGGCGACAAGAG TGCTTCTAAGAGGATCATGGGTGCTGCTGGTGTACCGCTCGTCCCAGGTTACCATGGGGCTGAACAAGACATTGAACTGTTAAAACTTGAAGCCAATAAGATTGGGTATCCAGTTTTGATCAAGCCCACACATGGTGGAGGGGGCAAG GGGATGAGAATAGTTCAAAGGCCTGAGGACTTTGTGGATTCTGTATTGAGTGCTCAACGAGAAGCCGCAGCATCATTTGGCATAAACACGCTGCTGGTTGAGAAGTATATTACCCAACCCAGACATATAGAAGTCCAG ATATTTGGAGATCAACATGGAAATGTGATTCACCTTTATGAGAGAGATTGTAGTCTACAAAGAAGGCACCAAAAGATTATCGAGGAAGCTCCAGCT CCAAATGTGACAGCTCAGTTTCGGTCTCATATTGGTGAAGCTGCTGTATCAGCTGCAAAG GCAGTTGGTTACTACAGTGCTGGAACAGTGGAGTTTATCGTGGATACTCTTTCCGGAGAATTCTATTTCATGGAAATGAATACTCGGCTCCAG GTTGAACACCCAGTGACCGAGATGATCGTTGGCCAAGATCTTGTTGAGTGGCAAATACGAATTGCAAATGGAGAGTGCCTACCATTATCTCAGGAGCAGGTTCCGTTAAATG GACATGCATTTGAAGCCCGAATATACGCAGAAAATGTGCCAAGGGGATTTCTTCCTGCTACAGGAACCTTACACCACTACAGGCCAGTTCCCTCTACCGCAACGG TAAGAGTTGAAACTGGAGTTGAAGAAGGAGATACTGTCAGCATGCATTATGATCCCATGATAGCCAAACTTGTGGTTTGGGGTGAAAGTCGCAATGCTGCGCTAGTCAAGCTAAAGAACAGCCTGTCAAACTTTCAG ATTGCAGGTTTGCCGACCAATGTTGGTTTCCTCCAAGAACTCGCAGGTCATAGTGCCTTTGAAAAAGGCCTAGTCGATACACATTTCATTGAACGCTATCAAAATGATCTTCTGAGTACTTCTACTCAAGCCTTGAGTGGATCACATGAAGCAGAAGAGCTTGGTGCAATTTTGGCTGCTGCCTGCATTTGCAAGAAGGATCATGTTTCCTCTGAAGTGTCACTTC ATGATAAGAAACTTTCTATGTGGTACGCCCATCCACCTTTCAGGATGCATCATTTTGCCAAGCGTCTAATGGAATTTGAGTTGGATAGAGAACTTGGTGGATCAAGTGATGATCTTCTTAAACTGTCGGTAACATATAGATCTGACGGAACCTACTTCGTTGAG ACTGAAGATGGCTCTTCTCCTGGATTGGATGTCAAAGTAGATAGCAGAGGTGACCATGATTTCCGGGTTGATGTTGATGGGCTGCAAACAGACGTAACTCTAGCATTTTATTCAAAG GACAATTGCAACCATATACACATCTGGCATGGgaagcatcatcatcattacaGGCAGACGTTGAGAGCTGAGCAGTCACCTGATGACAGTTCTCAACCTAGCGCTTCCTCTGAGGCGAGGTCACATCCAAAGGGGAGTGTTTTGGCACCAATGGCTGGTCTGGTTGTAAAGGTTTTGCTTAAAGACGGGGCACGGGTGGAGGAAGGTCAgcctgtcatggttatggaagCAATGAAGATGGAG CATGTTGTGAAGGCGCCTTGTGCCGGATATGTGGAAGGGCTGAAGGCTACTGCCGGACAACAAGTTTTTGACTCTAGTGTCCTTTTCACCGTGAAG GAGAACAAGCCAAATTGA
- the LOC127757501 gene encoding serine/threonine-protein kinase STY13-like codes for MASSCTMVPADLVEEKAAAAAVEEDAGSYLRADQVDLMSLDFEIEERMADRFRKLNSGGVERGDEGPKAAWEIDLSKLEIGHVVEHGDHGTLFRGKYYGQDVAVKLLDWGAEGDSSEDQIAHFRTSLKEVVVVWHEFNHPNITKFIGASMGTTNLNIPKDIPDHSSRKGARTDLPDRACCVVVEYLTGGTLKQHLIKHYRKNKKLPYEEVVRLALDLARGLSFLHSKKIVHRDVKSENMLLDPQLNLKIADFGVARLVEAQDPKDLTRTTGTLGYMAPEVLDGKPYNRKCDVYSFGICLWETYCCDMPYGPYSDLSFADFSSFVVHKNLRPEIPDCCPSAMASIMRRCWDANPEVRPEMEEVVRLLESLDTSNGGGMVLEKKKRKQPGGGCFCFFVPRAA; via the exons ATGGCGTCGAGCTGCACCATGGTGCcggcggatttggtggaggagaaggcggcggcggcggcggtggaggaggatgcGGGGAGTTACCTGCGCGCCGACCAGGTGGATCTCATGAGCCTGGACTTCGAGATCGAGGAGAGGATGGCCGACAGGTTCCGCAAGCTCAacagcggcggcgtggagcgcggCGACGAGGGGCCCAAGGCCGCGTGGGAGATCGACCTCTCCAAGCTGGAGATCGGCCACGTCGTCGAGCACGGCGACCACGGCACGCTCTTCCGCGGGAAGTACTACGGCCAGGACGTCGCAG TGAAACTGTTGGATTGGGGCGCAGAGGGCGATTCATCTGAAGACCAAATAGCTCATTTTAGAACATCACTTAAGGAGGTGGTTGTTGTTTGGCATGAGTTCAACCATCCGAATATCACAAAG TTCATCGGCGCATCGATGGGTACAACAAACCTTAATATTCCAAAAGATATTCCAGACCACAGTTCCAGGAAGGGTGCACGCACTGATCTGCCTGACAGAGCATGCTGTGTTGTGGTAGAATATCTCACTGGGGGCACATTGAAACAGCATCTCATAAAGCATTACAGGAAGAACAAGAAGCTTCCATATGAAGAGGTGGTTCGGCTTGCATTGGATTTGGCCAGAGG ATTGAGCTTCCTGCACTCAAAAAAGATTGTGCATCGGGATGTCAAAAGTGAGAACATGCTACTTGACCCACAGCTGAACCTTAAGATTGCTGATTTTGGTGTTGCTCGTCTCGTTGAGGCTCAGGATCCCAAGGATTTGACACGCACGACTGGAACACTTGGTTACATGGCCCCAGAG GTGCTTGATGGAAAGCCATACAACAGAAAGTGCGATGTTTACAGTTTCGGCATCTGCCTATGGGAGACATACTGCTGTGATATGCCCTATGGACCCTACTCAGACCTCAGCTTTGCAGACTTCTCATCGTTTGTTGTCCATAAG AATTTGCGACCGGAGATCCCGGACTGCTGCCCGAGCGCAATGGCGAGCATCATGCGGAGATGCTGGGACGCCAACCCGGAGGTCCGGCCCgagatggaggaggtggtgcgccTCCTGGAGTCCCTGGACACGAGCAATGGCGGCGGCATGGtgctggagaagaagaagaggaagcaaCCCGGCGGTGGATGCTTCTGCTTCTTCGTACCCCGCGCCGCGTAG